A part of Olleya sp. Bg11-27 genomic DNA contains:
- a CDS encoding Ig-like domain-containing alpha-2-macroglobulin family protein yields the protein MQLKSLFTLLLIFSLAVSCKQKQTETDNLFKFRDYISYTTSGRVSVADNVRVNLSEAVKGWEADQVLDKSVFNISPYVEGKAIVINSHSINFIPDETLEPDTEYTVTIGLGEIYSDIPKEFKDYTFQFKTITPNFNIETNDLQSYSKEWQYLLGVAKASDVITLQQAKQLITASQKGKNLNIVWNEKSQPSKYFEFKIDSINRLLENSEILIKWNGKAIKADNSGENTFAIPGKNNFKILSVNVVQSPEQYLSINFSDPIKKQQNFDGLVTIQNSKNPKFIVNGNVLKAYPESKITGNVQVDVFQGIKNTDGYKLKTRFSETIAFEDVKPQIKLVNSGVILPNSEQLNFNFEAVNLSAVDVKIIKIFEDNILQFLQDNSLESNNSNEIRRVGRRIAKHTITLIDDPIENDGKWKTYSIDLSKYINADPGSIYRVELDYKKEYSLYDCDANASVSSNEDDDDYYYDDEYYYNDYYGDGDYTYTNTEDEDLKEEEYWDNITYSYRNNNYNWRERNNPCNDAYYNANKVISQNLIASNLGAIVKKGSGNTYHFAISNILTTNPESGTKITLYNFQQQELATTNSGTDGLAKLKTDKLAAFAIITKEKHNTFVKLRDGNSLSLSKFDVSGATLQRGLKGYIYTERGVWRPGDSIHLTFMLNDIANALPKGHPVKLEVTDANGKLAFKNIINNGVNNFYQFTIPTATEDKTGNWNAKISVGGANFYKGLKIETVKPNRLKIKIDFDDKVLKSNAPLNGKLSVNWLHGAPAKNVKAEIKAKFSTSYSGFKNYEDYQFRDPSKQFSTEEVTIFEGNVDAEGLADITKNLSIGQDAPGMLNAQFLVRAFENGGDFSMDAFTMPYAPYNSFVGLKSPKAKAYGSFFTDENHTFDAVTVDDQGKPIKRKNLEVKVYKIEWRWWWNSSYDNLSQYTSSSYHKPFLDSKVTTSTKGKASFNIRVPDNDGGRYYITVKDPVSGHMTGRTAYFYKNWWQRQPSGDKEAAKMLVFAADKENYNVGETAKITFPSGTEGRALVSIENGSEVLQTKWVKTSKGETTVDIPITKNMAPNVFVNISLLQPHASTANDLPLRLFGVIPLLVEDPNTKLEPEIRMPSVLKPEEEFEVFVSEKNKKAMTYTIAMVEEGLLDLTRFKTPNAWHSFYAREALGVKTWDVFDDVVGAYSGSIEQVFAIGGDGSAEDGKNKKANRFKPVVTFLGPFKLEAGGRKTHKIKMPNYVGSVRTMVVAGNNKTEAYGSTDKSVQVKKPLMVLATLPRKLSPGEKVTLPVTVFAMEPNVKNVSIKLKLSKGITVVGDKTKSLSFPRPDEQMAYFELDVSKAKGINTVEVIATGNGESSTYKVEIDVENVNPISSKSLDATLEANSSKTIDFSTFGVTGTNSASVEFSTLPPMDFTRRLQYLVQYPHGCVEQTTSSVFPQLFLQDIFDLPFNQKQEIQSNIENGIKRLGHFQRPNGGMSYWIGENSANDWGTSYAGHFLIEAEKKGFVLPLTFKSNWIKYQKQAAQNWRPSYRTYNSDLAQAYRLYTLALAGSADLGAMNRLREFSEISNEAKWRLAAAYALAGQSEASNQVSSTANINFQPPKYNYYTYGSVDRNRAMALETMILTKDKRIKDLSETIAKDLSSQRWMSTQTTAYSLLAMAKMVNANGGKAMKLNYTVNGKTETLDTKNAIAQRPLVISDGNNSITIKNNKQNLVYVRVLNSGKLPLGQELAEQRGLTANVVYKDLKGNSIAISKLQQGQDFVAKVQVTNTKDYNVNDIALTQIFPSGWEIVNTRFTAFGASTTSQARFTDIRDDRVNFYFDLGPKKTNTFNVMLNASYLGTYYLPGLQAEAMYDNKFLVRNKGQWIEVEK from the coding sequence ATGCAATTAAAATCGCTATTTACCCTTTTGCTTATTTTTTCCCTAGCTGTTTCCTGTAAACAAAAACAAACAGAAACAGATAACCTCTTTAAATTCAGGGACTATATAAGCTATACTACTTCTGGTCGTGTGTCTGTTGCAGACAATGTCAGGGTAAATCTATCCGAAGCTGTTAAAGGTTGGGAAGCAGATCAAGTATTGGACAAAAGTGTATTTAACATTTCGCCTTACGTGGAAGGGAAAGCTATTGTTATTAATAGCCATTCTATAAATTTTATTCCTGATGAAACGTTAGAACCAGATACAGAGTATACCGTAACTATTGGTCTAGGCGAAATATATAGCGATATCCCAAAAGAATTTAAAGATTACACGTTTCAGTTTAAAACAATCACCCCTAATTTTAATATTGAAACCAACGATTTACAATCCTACTCCAAAGAATGGCAATATTTACTAGGAGTTGCCAAAGCATCTGATGTTATTACATTACAACAAGCTAAGCAACTAATAACAGCCTCTCAAAAAGGTAAAAACTTAAATATCGTTTGGAATGAGAAAAGCCAACCTTCAAAATATTTCGAATTTAAAATAGACAGCATTAACCGTTTGCTTGAAAATTCTGAAATTTTGATAAAATGGAATGGAAAAGCAATTAAAGCTGATAATTCCGGCGAAAACACGTTTGCTATCCCAGGAAAAAATAATTTTAAAATTCTATCTGTAAATGTGGTGCAATCGCCAGAACAGTATTTATCAATCAACTTTTCTGACCCTATTAAAAAGCAACAAAATTTTGATGGATTAGTCACTATTCAAAATAGTAAAAATCCTAAATTTATTGTTAATGGAAATGTTTTAAAAGCGTATCCTGAATCTAAAATTACTGGTAATGTTCAAGTTGATGTTTTTCAAGGTATAAAAAACACAGATGGTTATAAATTAAAAACACGGTTTAGTGAGACTATAGCTTTTGAAGATGTTAAACCACAAATTAAATTGGTTAACAGTGGTGTGATTTTACCAAATTCAGAACAACTAAATTTTAATTTTGAAGCTGTAAATTTAAGTGCGGTTGATGTTAAAATTATTAAGATTTTTGAAGACAACATCCTTCAGTTTTTACAAGACAATAGTCTAGAAAGTAATAACTCTAATGAAATAAGACGTGTTGGTAGACGCATTGCTAAACATACCATAACACTTATTGATGACCCAATAGAAAACGATGGGAAATGGAAAACGTATAGTATTGATCTTTCAAAATATATCAATGCTGATCCTGGTTCTATTTATCGCGTAGAATTAGATTATAAAAAAGAATATTCTTTATATGATTGTGATGCTAATGCAAGTGTCTCGAGCAACGAAGACGATGACGATTACTACTATGACGACGAGTATTATTACAATGATTACTATGGCGATGGTGATTACACATACACTAATACAGAAGATGAAGATTTAAAAGAAGAGGAATATTGGGACAATATCACTTATAGTTATCGCAATAATAATTATAATTGGAGAGAACGCAACAACCCGTGTAATGATGCGTATTACAATGCTAACAAAGTTATTTCTCAAAATTTAATAGCGTCTAACCTAGGTGCTATTGTTAAAAAAGGATCTGGTAACACCTACCATTTTGCTATTTCCAATATTCTAACCACAAACCCAGAATCAGGAACTAAAATAACCTTGTATAATTTCCAACAACAAGAGTTAGCAACAACCAATTCTGGTACCGATGGATTGGCAAAACTTAAAACAGATAAACTAGCTGCATTTGCAATTATCACTAAAGAAAAGCATAACACTTTCGTGAAACTACGCGACGGAAACTCACTTTCACTTAGTAAATTTGATGTCTCAGGAGCTACTTTGCAACGTGGCCTTAAAGGTTACATTTATACTGAAAGAGGGGTTTGGAGACCAGGAGACTCTATCCACTTAACCTTTATGTTAAATGATATTGCTAATGCGCTTCCAAAAGGGCATCCTGTAAAATTAGAAGTGACAGATGCAAACGGCAAACTAGCTTTTAAAAACATCATTAATAATGGGGTCAATAATTTCTACCAATTTACAATACCAACTGCAACCGAAGACAAAACAGGTAATTGGAACGCAAAGATTAGTGTTGGTGGGGCTAATTTTTATAAAGGTCTTAAAATTGAAACGGTAAAACCAAATCGTTTGAAAATTAAAATAGATTTTGATGATAAAGTCCTTAAATCTAATGCTCCTTTAAATGGAAAACTTTCGGTTAACTGGCTACATGGTGCACCTGCTAAAAATGTAAAAGCAGAAATTAAAGCAAAATTTAGCACCTCTTATTCTGGCTTCAAAAACTACGAAGATTACCAATTTAGAGATCCTTCCAAGCAATTTAGCACTGAAGAAGTTACCATTTTTGAAGGTAATGTTGATGCAGAAGGTTTGGCAGACATCACTAAAAACTTAAGCATTGGACAAGATGCTCCAGGTATGTTAAACGCACAATTTTTAGTGCGCGCTTTTGAAAACGGGGGAGACTTTTCTATGGATGCCTTTACTATGCCTTACGCACCATACAATTCTTTTGTAGGATTAAAATCTCCTAAAGCAAAAGCATATGGCTCCTTTTTTACTGATGAGAATCACACCTTTGACGCAGTAACGGTAGACGACCAAGGGAAGCCAATAAAACGTAAGAATCTTGAAGTAAAAGTATACAAAATAGAATGGCGTTGGTGGTGGAACTCGTCTTACGACAATCTCTCTCAATACACATCTAGCTCGTATCACAAACCTTTTTTAGATAGCAAGGTAACCACGAGCACAAAAGGGAAAGCGTCCTTTAATATTAGAGTCCCAGACAACGATGGTGGTCGTTACTATATCACAGTTAAAGACCCTGTTTCTGGACATATGACCGGTCGTACCGCTTACTTCTACAAAAACTGGTGGCAACGCCAACCCTCTGGAGACAAAGAAGCAGCTAAAATGTTAGTCTTTGCGGCAGACAAAGAAAATTATAATGTTGGAGAAACAGCTAAAATCACCTTCCCTTCAGGAACAGAAGGTCGCGCTTTAGTTAGTATAGAAAATGGCTCTGAAGTCCTACAAACTAAATGGGTAAAAACATCAAAAGGAGAAACAACCGTTGATATCCCTATTACAAAAAACATGGCTCCAAATGTGTTTGTTAATATATCTTTATTGCAACCACATGCTTCTACTGCCAATGACTTACCATTACGTTTATTTGGTGTTATCCCGTTATTAGTAGAAGATCCAAACACCAAGTTAGAACCAGAAATTAGAATGCCAAGTGTTTTAAAACCTGAAGAAGAATTTGAAGTTTTTGTATCAGAAAAAAACAAAAAAGCCATGACGTATACCATTGCCATGGTAGAAGAAGGCTTATTAGACCTTACTAGATTTAAAACTCCAAATGCATGGCATTCTTTTTATGCAAGAGAAGCATTAGGTGTTAAAACTTGGGATGTTTTTGATGATGTTGTTGGTGCCTATAGTGGAAGTATCGAGCAAGTATTTGCTATTGGTGGAGACGGAAGTGCCGAAGATGGTAAAAACAAAAAAGCGAATAGATTTAAACCTGTGGTTACCTTTTTAGGTCCTTTTAAACTAGAAGCTGGCGGAAGAAAAACGCACAAAATAAAAATGCCAAATTATGTTGGTTCCGTAAGAACAATGGTTGTTGCTGGTAACAATAAAACCGAAGCTTATGGTAGTACAGACAAATCCGTACAGGTTAAAAAACCTTTAATGGTATTAGCTACGTTGCCTCGAAAATTAAGTCCGGGCGAAAAAGTAACACTTCCTGTTACTGTTTTTGCTATGGAACCTAATGTAAAAAATGTTTCCATTAAACTAAAATTAAGCAAAGGCATCACTGTCGTTGGAGACAAAACCAAATCATTATCTTTTCCTCGTCCAGATGAGCAAATGGCATACTTTGAACTAGATGTCAGCAAAGCAAAAGGTATTAATACAGTTGAAGTTATAGCTACAGGAAATGGCGAATCTTCAACGTATAAAGTAGAAATAGATGTCGAAAATGTTAATCCGATTTCATCTAAAAGTTTAGATGCAACATTAGAGGCTAATTCATCTAAAACAATAGATTTCTCAACCTTCGGTGTTACTGGAACCAATAGTGCTAGTGTGGAGTTTTCCACTTTGCCTCCTATGGACTTTACTAGACGTTTACAATATCTAGTGCAGTATCCTCATGGTTGTGTAGAGCAAACAACATCAAGTGTGTTTCCACAATTATTCTTACAAGATATATTTGATCTTCCCTTTAACCAAAAGCAAGAAATCCAGTCTAACATAGAAAATGGAATCAAACGTTTAGGGCATTTTCAAAGACCAAATGGAGGGATGAGTTATTGGATTGGAGAAAATAGCGCTAACGACTGGGGAACTAGTTATGCGGGACATTTCTTAATAGAAGCAGAGAAAAAAGGCTTTGTTTTACCATTGACTTTTAAAAGTAATTGGATAAAATATCAAAAACAAGCAGCTCAAAATTGGAGACCAAGTTACAGAACCTACAATTCTGATTTAGCACAAGCGTATAGATTATACACTTTAGCATTAGCTGGAAGCGCAGATTTAGGAGCAATGAACCGCTTACGCGAATTTTCTGAAATTTCTAACGAAGCCAAATGGCGTTTAGCCGCTGCTTATGCTTTAGCCGGACAATCTGAAGCTAGTAATCAAGTCTCAAGTACTGCAAATATTAATTTCCAACCCCCAAAATATAATTATTACACGTATGGGTCTGTCGATAGAAACAGAGCAATGGCTTTAGAAACCATGATTTTGACTAAAGACAAACGTATCAAAGACTTATCAGAAACCATTGCTAAAGACCTATCTAGTCAACGCTGGATGAGTACACAAACAACAGCATACAGTTTATTAGCCATGGCTAAAATGGTAAATGCTAATGGTGGAAAAGCAATGAAATTAAATTATACTGTAAATGGTAAAACCGAAACGTTAGATACTAAAAATGCTATTGCGCAGCGTCCTCTAGTAATTTCTGATGGGAACAATAGTATTACCATAAAAAACAACAAACAAAACTTAGTTTACGTGCGTGTTTTAAATTCAGGAAAACTACCATTAGGACAAGAATTAGCAGAGCAAAGAGGTTTAACTGCTAACGTCGTCTATAAAGACTTAAAAGGGAATAGCATTGCTATATCTAAGCTACAACAAGGACAAGATTTTGTTGCTAAAGTACAAGTTACGAATACTAAAGATTACAATGTAAATGATATCGCGTTGACACAAATTTTTCCATCAGGTTGGGAAATTGTAAACACACGATTTACGGCGTTTGGTGCTTCCACAACTAGTCAAGCTAGGTTTACTGATATTAGAGATGACCGTGTAAATTTCTATTTTGATTTAGGCCCAAAGAAAACTAACACATTTAATGTCATGCTTAATGCGTCCTATTTAGGGACCTATTACTTACCAGGCTTACAAGCAGAAGCGATGTATGACAATAAATTTTTAGTAAGAAACAAAGGACAATGGATAGAAGTTGAAAAATAA
- the pbpC gene encoding penicillin-binding protein 1C — protein MHRIINFIKKNRIKSIVLFVLLVAYIFCLPKQLFKDPTATVITSNTSILLGAQIAKDGQWRFPESDSIPEKFKTCIIAFEDEYFYKHPGFNPISIFKAIKQNISSGKVKRGGSTITQQVIRLSRKGQSRTYIEKLKEMILATRLELKYSKEKILALYASHAPFGGNVIGIDAASWRYFNRNANDLSWAESATLAVLPNAPSLIYPGKNQKRLFEKRNRLLKKLLDNQTIDQLTYNLSIAEGLPQKPYALPQIAPHLLQTISKTNKGERIQTTINKQLQEQVNTIVSNHYNTLKQNEIYNISVLVLDVKTRQVLSYVGNAPTDKKHQNSVDIVTKPRSTGSILKPFLYAAMLDAGDILPNTLVADIPTQFGNYTPQNFNKEFDGAVPAKRALSRSLNVPAVRMLQEFGLDRFHHYLKALNLKDITYNANHYGLSLILGGAESNLWDLCKSYAAFSSTINHFNDTSSEYFSNEFCEPTYFASKTIDFGTKSTEKTLFDAASIYLTYQSLKEVNRPEGDDNWEFFDNSKQIAWKTGTSYGFRDAWAIGSTKDYVVGVWVGNADGEGRPGLVGVQAAAPILFDVFHLLPNSPWFKKPLDEMQDIEVCSISGYRASLNCRETELQFVQKSGLKTRPCPYHKLIHLDNTNTFQVNTSCEDLNAISTQSWFILPPLVEYYYKKKNPFYKSLPPFRPDCLGENAITMQFIYPKNASTIFLPKDFNETVNELILKVAHSKKNSTLYWYIDKTYIGQTTDIHDMAILPEIGEHWIVVVDNFGNELKRKVTISK, from the coding sequence ATGCATAGGATAATTAATTTTATTAAAAAAAATAGGATAAAATCGATAGTTCTTTTTGTGCTATTAGTTGCCTATATTTTCTGTTTACCTAAGCAACTCTTTAAAGATCCGACAGCCACTGTTATTACAAGTAACACCTCTATTTTACTTGGTGCTCAAATAGCAAAAGATGGACAGTGGCGCTTTCCGGAAAGTGATAGTATTCCGGAAAAGTTTAAAACTTGCATTATCGCTTTTGAAGATGAGTACTTTTACAAACACCCTGGTTTCAACCCTATTTCTATTTTTAAAGCTATAAAACAAAACATAAGTTCGGGTAAAGTCAAACGAGGCGGGAGCACCATAACACAGCAAGTTATTAGACTTTCAAGAAAAGGACAATCTAGAACCTATATTGAAAAGCTAAAAGAAATGATTTTAGCGACCCGGCTAGAATTAAAGTATAGTAAAGAAAAAATATTAGCACTCTATGCCAGTCATGCCCCTTTCGGTGGAAATGTTATCGGGATTGATGCTGCTTCATGGCGTTATTTTAATAGAAATGCCAATGATTTATCTTGGGCTGAAAGCGCAACACTTGCCGTATTACCTAATGCGCCTAGTTTAATTTATCCTGGTAAAAATCAAAAGCGATTGTTTGAAAAACGAAACCGCTTATTAAAAAAACTGTTAGACAATCAAACGATAGACCAACTTACTTACAACTTATCAATTGCAGAAGGTTTACCACAAAAACCTTATGCTCTACCTCAAATTGCTCCTCATTTATTACAAACCATCTCTAAAACAAATAAAGGAGAGCGCATTCAAACGACAATTAACAAACAACTTCAAGAACAAGTAAATACCATTGTTTCCAATCATTATAACACCTTAAAGCAAAACGAAATATATAATATCTCTGTCTTAGTTTTAGATGTTAAAACACGACAAGTCTTATCCTATGTCGGCAATGCACCAACAGATAAAAAACACCAAAATAGTGTTGATATTGTAACCAAACCCCGCAGTACTGGTAGTATTTTGAAGCCTTTTTTATACGCCGCCATGTTAGATGCAGGAGACATTTTACCAAATACGCTAGTTGCAGATATCCCGACACAATTCGGTAATTATACACCACAAAACTTTAATAAAGAATTTGATGGTGCTGTCCCTGCAAAACGAGCATTATCTAGATCATTAAATGTCCCAGCAGTTAGAATGCTTCAGGAGTTTGGGCTAGATCGCTTTCATCATTATTTAAAAGCTTTAAATTTAAAAGACATTACTTATAACGCTAATCATTATGGTCTATCTCTAATTTTAGGTGGTGCCGAAAGTAACCTTTGGGATTTATGCAAAAGTTATGCTGCTTTCTCGTCTACCATCAATCATTTTAATGATACGTCTAGCGAATATTTTTCAAACGAGTTTTGTGAGCCAACCTATTTTGCCTCAAAAACGATTGATTTTGGCACAAAATCTACAGAAAAAACACTGTTTGATGCCGCTTCCATATACCTGACATACCAAAGTTTAAAAGAAGTTAACAGACCCGAAGGCGATGATAACTGGGAGTTTTTCGATAATTCTAAACAAATCGCTTGGAAAACAGGCACCAGTTATGGTTTTAGAGACGCTTGGGCTATTGGTAGCACAAAGGATTATGTTGTTGGTGTTTGGGTTGGTAATGCGGATGGAGAAGGTCGTCCCGGCTTAGTTGGTGTTCAGGCTGCCGCACCTATATTATTTGATGTCTTTCACTTATTACCAAACAGTCCATGGTTTAAAAAACCATTGGATGAAATGCAGGACATTGAGGTCTGCTCAATTAGCGGTTACAGAGCCTCTCTTAACTGCCGAGAAACAGAACTTCAATTTGTTCAGAAAAGTGGCTTAAAAACTAGACCTTGCCCCTATCATAAATTGATTCATTTAGATAACACTAATACGTTTCAAGTTAACACGTCTTGTGAAGACCTAAATGCTATTTCGACACAATCTTGGTTTATACTGCCACCTTTAGTGGAATACTACTACAAAAAAAAGAATCCTTTTTACAAATCCTTACCTCCATTTAGACCTGATTGTTTAGGCGAAAACGCCATTACTATGCAATTTATTTACCCAAAAAATGCGAGCACTATTTTTCTACCTAAAGATTTTAATGAAACCGTTAATGAATTAATCTTAAAAGTAGCACACTCCAAAAAAAACAGCACCTTATATTGGTATATAGACAAAACCTACATCGGACAAACCACCGATATTCACGACATGGCCATTCTACCAGAAATTGGAGAACATTGGATTGTTGTAGTAGATAACTTTGGGAACGAGTTGAAACGAAAAGTCACAATCTCTAAATAA
- a CDS encoding CYTH domain-containing protein, whose amino-acid sequence MIEIERKFLVKSDGFKAEAFKQTRIIQGFLSTDKKRTVRVRIKGEDGYLTIKGESSKNGLSRFEWEKKIPKQEAEQLLELCKKGVIDKIRYEVKVDNHTFEIDEFFGENEGLVVAEVELNSETEDYTKPNWLGTEVTGITKYYNSQLSEHPYTLWVE is encoded by the coding sequence ATGATAGAAATAGAACGTAAATTTTTAGTCAAATCAGATGGTTTTAAGGCGGAAGCTTTTAAACAGACCCGAATTATTCAAGGGTTTTTAAGTACGGATAAAAAACGAACGGTACGAGTGCGGATAAAAGGCGAGGACGGCTACTTGACTATAAAAGGAGAATCTTCTAAAAATGGTCTGTCTCGTTTTGAATGGGAGAAAAAGATCCCGAAGCAAGAGGCAGAACAACTTTTAGAACTTTGTAAAAAAGGAGTCATAGATAAAATACGTTACGAAGTCAAAGTCGATAACCATACTTTTGAAATAGATGAGTTTTTTGGAGAAAACGAAGGTTTGGTAGTGGCTGAAGTCGAATTGAACTCCGAAACAGAAGATTATACAAAACCCAATTGGTTAGGAACAGAGGTCACAGGGATTACTAAGTATTATAATTCTCAATTAAGTGAACATCCGTATACGCTTTGGGTCGAATAA
- the dinB gene encoding DNA polymerase IV, with translation MQNDLPIRKIIHVDMDAFYASVAEMDNPELKGKAIAVGGGGPRGVISAASYEARKFGVKSAMSGQLAIKLCPHLIFVKTDFERYKDISNRIRKIFYDYTDLVEPLSLDEAYLDVTENKKGHPSASMLAEEIRTRIFTEVGLTASAGISINKFVAKVASDYNKPNGQKVVNPEEVLDFLEALDIRKFYGIGKVTAEKMYQKGIYTGKDLKSKSIEFLETNFGKSGISYYYIVRGIHNSEVKPNRIRKSLAAERTFNENLSSEVFMLEKLQLIAAEVAKRLSKSKVAGKTITLKIKYSDFTLQTRSKTLPYFVSNAELILETAKDLLYQEKMSNSVRLLGISLSNLNTIKKPKIIETDKAISVQLRFGF, from the coding sequence ATGCAAAACGATTTACCAATAAGAAAAATTATTCATGTGGATATGGATGCCTTTTATGCGTCTGTAGCCGAAATGGATAATCCCGAACTTAAAGGTAAAGCTATTGCTGTTGGCGGTGGCGGCCCGCGTGGTGTTATTAGTGCTGCTAGCTATGAAGCTAGGAAATTTGGAGTAAAAAGCGCCATGTCTGGTCAATTAGCCATAAAGCTATGTCCCCATTTAATTTTTGTTAAAACTGATTTTGAACGTTATAAAGACATCTCTAATCGTATCAGAAAAATATTTTACGATTATACAGATTTGGTTGAACCGTTATCTTTGGATGAAGCCTATTTAGACGTTACGGAAAACAAAAAAGGACATCCTAGCGCCTCCATGCTTGCTGAAGAGATTAGAACACGCATTTTTACTGAGGTTGGTTTAACTGCGTCTGCTGGTATTAGTATAAATAAATTTGTTGCTAAAGTTGCTAGTGATTACAATAAACCTAATGGTCAAAAAGTAGTTAATCCTGAAGAAGTTTTAGATTTTTTAGAAGCGTTAGATATAAGAAAATTTTATGGTATAGGTAAAGTCACTGCCGAAAAAATGTATCAGAAAGGCATCTATACTGGAAAAGATCTAAAATCAAAATCTATTGAATTTTTGGAAACCAATTTTGGTAAATCAGGTATATCGTATTATTATATTGTTAGAGGCATCCACAACAGTGAAGTCAAACCAAACCGTATTAGAAAAAGTTTGGCTGCCGAGCGCACCTTTAATGAAAACTTATCTTCTGAAGTGTTTATGTTAGAAAAACTACAACTTATTGCTGCAGAAGTTGCCAAACGTTTAAGTAAAAGTAAAGTCGCAGGAAAAACAATAACTTTAAAAATAAAGTATAGCGACTTTACACTACAAACGCGAAGCAAAACACTTCCTTATTTTGTATCAAATGCAGAGCTCATATTAGAGACCGCAAAGGATTTATTATATCAAGAAAAGATGAGTAACTCCGTCCGCTTATTAGGGATTTCTTTATCTAATTTAAATACCATAAAAAAACCAAAAATAATAGAAACGGACAAAGCTATTAGTGTCCAATTACGTTTTGGGTTTTAA
- the pyk gene encoding pyruvate kinase has product MLNKKKTKIVATLGPATSSKEVLKAMLDEGANVFRINFSHADYKDVEERVQMIRELNDEFGYNASILGDLQGPKLRVGVMKGEVIVNAGDEIIFATGERFEGTKERVYMTYDRFPQDAKPGERILLDDGKLIFEVVSTDQKSEVKAKVIQGGPLKSKKGVNLPNTNISQPALTEKDVEDAIFACKLGVDWMALSFVRHAEDLMQLEELIKKHSDHKIPIIAKIEKPEAVENIDKIVAYCDGLMVARGDLGVEIPAEEVPLVQKQLVLRAKRARIPVIIATQMMETMITSLTPTRAEVNDVANSVMDGADAVMLSGETSVGQYPVQVIRQMANIIRSVEDSDLIKVPQSPPHIRTKRYITKSICYHAAHMANDINAKAISTLTNSGYTAFQISAWRPSTHILVFTSNKRILTQLSLLWGVTSFYYDKFVSTDETIEDVNAIACKKGFLEVGDMLISLAAMPIQDKGMVNTLRVTEIESCNF; this is encoded by the coding sequence ATGCTAAACAAAAAAAAGACTAAAATTGTTGCAACCTTAGGGCCTGCAACTAGTAGTAAAGAAGTTTTAAAGGCAATGTTAGACGAAGGTGCTAACGTTTTTAGAATTAATTTTTCTCACGCTGACTACAAAGACGTTGAAGAACGTGTACAAATGATAAGAGAGCTAAACGACGAGTTTGGTTACAATGCTTCAATTCTTGGGGATTTACAAGGTCCTAAATTACGTGTTGGAGTAATGAAGGGAGAGGTTATTGTTAATGCAGGTGACGAAATTATTTTTGCAACCGGAGAACGTTTTGAAGGAACTAAAGAACGTGTGTATATGACATACGATCGTTTCCCTCAAGATGCAAAACCAGGAGAACGTATCCTTTTAGACGACGGAAAATTAATTTTTGAAGTAGTTTCAACAGATCAAAAATCTGAAGTAAAAGCTAAGGTTATACAAGGTGGACCACTTAAATCTAAAAAAGGAGTTAATCTACCAAACACCAATATCTCTCAACCAGCACTGACAGAAAAAGATGTCGAAGATGCTATTTTTGCCTGTAAATTAGGAGTAGACTGGATGGCTTTATCTTTTGTGCGTCATGCAGAAGACTTAATGCAGTTAGAAGAGTTAATTAAAAAACATAGCGATCACAAAATTCCAATTATCGCAAAAATTGAAAAACCAGAAGCAGTAGAGAACATCGATAAAATTGTTGCTTATTGTGATGGATTAATGGTTGCGCGTGGCGATCTAGGAGTAGAGATTCCTGCAGAAGAAGTACCATTAGTACAAAAGCAATTAGTACTTCGTGCAAAACGTGCCAGAATTCCGGTAATTATAGCAACCCAAATGATGGAAACTATGATTACTAGTTTAACGCCAACGCGTGCAGAAGTTAACGATGTGGCCAATAGTGTTATGGATGGTGCAGATGCAGTAATGTTATCTGGAGAAACTAGTGTCGGACAATATCCGGTACAAGTGATCCGTCAAATGGCAAATATTATTAGAAGTGTGGAAGATTCAGACTTAATTAAAGTTCCACAATCACCACCACATATTCGTACTAAGCGTTACATCACAAAATCTATTTGTTATCATGCAGCGCATATGGCTAACGATATTAACGCCAAAGCAATTTCTACATTAACAAATAGTGGGTATACTGCCTTCCAAATTTCGGCTTGGAGACCAAGTACGCATATATTAGTATTTACTTCAAATAAGCGTATTTTAACGCAGTTAAGTTTACTGTGGGGTGTAACTTCTTTTTATTACGATAAGTTTGTTAGCACAGACGAAACCATAGAAGACGTTAATGCAATAGCTTGTAAAAAAGGATTCTTAGAAGTTGGTGATATGTTAATTAGTTTAGCGGCTATGCCAATTCAAGACAAAGGAATGGTAAATACGCTTAGAGTCACAGAAATCGAAAGTTGTAATTTCTAA